A window from Kovacikia minuta CCNUW1 encodes these proteins:
- the accB gene encoding acetyl-CoA carboxylase biotin carboxyl carrier protein, which produces MSLDLNELRELLAAINQTDIAELTLKSSDFELTVRRGVRVEEQSYLLDSIRLQGSEASSARGARTSLPATSGSPSLSDGVPEINYVPTAPSVPPPTSDRRFIEIVSPMVGTFYRSPSPDDPPFVEVGDRIRKGQTVCIIEAMKLMNELEAEVGGEIVEILVQNGTSVEYGQLLMKVNPD; this is translated from the coding sequence GTGTCCTTGGATTTGAACGAACTCCGTGAGTTATTGGCGGCGATTAATCAGACAGATATCGCAGAACTGACGCTTAAGAGTAGTGATTTTGAATTAACGGTGCGTCGAGGGGTGCGGGTTGAGGAGCAGTCTTACCTGCTGGATTCAATTCGGCTTCAGGGAAGTGAAGCGAGCAGTGCCCGTGGGGCAAGGACATCGCTGCCTGCCACTTCTGGTAGTCCGTCTTTAAGTGATGGAGTCCCCGAAATCAATTATGTTCCAACGGCTCCATCGGTGCCTCCACCCACCAGCGATCGTCGCTTCATCGAGATCGTTTCGCCCATGGTTGGTACCTTCTACCGCTCCCCCAGCCCTGATGATCCGCCATTCGTGGAAGTGGGCGATCGCATCCGCAAGGGACAGACGGTCTGCATTATTGAAGCCATGAAGCTGATGAATGAGCTAGAAGCAGAAGTGGGCGGAGAAATTGTCGAGATTCTGGTTCAGAATGGAACGTCCGTTGAATATGGGCAGCTTTTGATGAAAGTCAACCCAGACTAG
- the efp gene encoding elongation factor P: MISSNDFRPGVSIELDGGVWRVVEFLHVKPGKGSAFVRTKLKNVQSGNVIERTFRAGETVPQANLEKSTMQHTYKDGDDFVFMEMETYEEARLNAGQIGDRVKYLKEGMEVNVVRWGEQVMEVELPNSVVLEVTQTDPGVKGDTATGGTKPAIVETGAQIMVPLFISVGERIRVDTRSDSYLGRE; the protein is encoded by the coding sequence ATGATCTCAAGTAATGATTTTCGACCAGGCGTCAGCATTGAATTAGACGGGGGTGTCTGGCGAGTTGTGGAATTTCTACATGTCAAGCCAGGAAAAGGTTCAGCTTTTGTCCGAACAAAGTTAAAAAATGTGCAGTCAGGGAACGTGATCGAGCGAACCTTCCGGGCGGGGGAAACGGTGCCCCAGGCAAACCTGGAAAAAAGCACAATGCAGCACACCTATAAGGACGGAGACGACTTCGTTTTTATGGAAATGGAAACCTACGAGGAAGCCCGTTTGAATGCAGGACAAATTGGCGATCGCGTCAAGTACCTGAAGGAAGGGATGGAAGTCAATGTGGTTCGTTGGGGCGAACAGGTCATGGAAGTTGAGTTACCCAACTCCGTTGTCTTAGAAGTGACCCAAACCGATCCTGGGGTTAAGGGCGACACCGCAACAGGAGGAACCAAACCTGCGATTGTGGAAACAGGTGCCCAAATTATGGTGCCCCTGTTTATTTCTGTAGGAGAGCGGATACGGGTTGATACTCGTTCAGATTCCTATTTGGGGCGAGAGTAG
- the rlmD gene encoding 23S rRNA (uracil(1939)-C(5))-methyltransferase RlmD, protein MDYAYQLEAKQNIVAQALERIGGFTGVTVAPILAASNFLGYRNKATYPLARASARSAAETGQVQAGYYQKGSHQIVNLNQCPVQDVRLNPLLAEVKQDIQKRGWGIYDEKLHRGKLRHLGLRIGRRTGEMLLTLVVKDSNLVGIEEQAQEWLNRYPNLVGVSVNINPDRTNAILGSETHTIAGRAYLQEEFAGLTFQIRPDTFFQVHTEQAEALLQVILEELKLQGSEILVDAYCGIGTLTLPLAQRVRQAIAVDVQPAAVEQAKLNARLNHLENVTFQTGAVETVLPVLSVQPDIILVDPPRKGCDRSVLETLLQIHPEQIVYVSCNPATLARDLKILCADSTYSLTQVQPADFFPQTSHVECAAFLVRSPGFVSKPGAKESESEDAEIG, encoded by the coding sequence GTGGACTATGCCTACCAGCTAGAAGCGAAGCAAAATATTGTAGCTCAAGCTTTGGAGCGAATAGGTGGCTTTACGGGCGTAACCGTTGCTCCCATCCTGGCAGCATCAAATTTTTTAGGTTATCGCAATAAGGCAACCTATCCCCTGGCGCGGGCTTCTGCCAGAAGTGCGGCTGAAACGGGTCAGGTGCAGGCTGGCTATTACCAGAAAGGGAGCCACCAGATCGTTAACCTGAATCAGTGCCCGGTTCAAGATGTGCGCCTCAATCCACTCCTGGCAGAGGTTAAGCAGGATATTCAAAAGCGTGGGTGGGGGATCTACGATGAAAAACTTCATCGGGGGAAACTGCGCCATCTGGGGTTGCGGATCGGTCGGCGCACGGGAGAAATGCTGCTGACGCTGGTTGTGAAGGATAGCAACCTAGTAGGGATTGAGGAGCAAGCACAGGAATGGTTGAACCGCTATCCCAATCTGGTTGGCGTATCGGTTAATATCAACCCCGATCGGACGAATGCCATTTTGGGTTCCGAGACTCACACTATTGCAGGGCGAGCCTATCTTCAAGAAGAGTTTGCTGGATTGACCTTCCAGATTCGCCCCGACACTTTTTTTCAGGTGCATACCGAGCAGGCAGAAGCTTTGTTGCAGGTAATTCTGGAGGAGTTGAAGTTGCAGGGGAGCGAGATCCTGGTGGATGCTTACTGCGGTATTGGTACGCTGACGCTGCCATTGGCACAACGGGTCAGGCAGGCGATCGCAGTAGACGTTCAACCTGCCGCTGTAGAGCAGGCAAAACTCAATGCTCGGCTGAACCACCTGGAAAATGTGACCTTCCAGACAGGAGCCGTTGAAACCGTGCTGCCCGTGCTGTCAGTACAGCCTGACATCATTTTGGTAGACCCTCCGCGCAAAGGCTGCGATCGCTCTGTGCTGGAAACACTCCTACAAATACACCCTGAGCAGATTGTTTATGTTAGTTGCAACCCGGCAACCCTTGCCCGTGACCTCAAAATCCTGTGTGCAGACAGCACCTATTCCCTAACCCAAGTACAACCTGCCGACTTTTTCCCCCAGACTTCCCATGTGGAATGCGCCGCATTTTTGGTTAGAAGCCCAGGATTCGTTTCGAAGCCAGGAGCTAAGGAATCAGAGTCAGAAGACGCGGAGATAGGGTAA
- a CDS encoding cell division protein FtsX, translating into MFQVVTKLDYLLRETCLGLRRGGWMNWAAVSTVTVLLFLFGVGLQASWHLEGLLNRFGSQLEVSVYLDTGIQASDLKPVVMAMPEVAEVQEVPKEQAWAALVKEMGVSDINGATKQLEGNPLVDELKVKAKSSQEVPALALKLAKLPGIDEVQYVDEAVKRVAQLNRGLSWISLTVTTLLTLTTIAVITTTIRLIVMARRREIEVMQLVGATNTWIYLPFILQGVAFGLAGAAIAWGLISTIQHFLKNLVLQQPEFVQFLANELQLSSFKVILLPIILLGFGSSVGLMGSLFAVRRIALK; encoded by the coding sequence ATGTTTCAAGTCGTCACAAAACTGGATTATCTTCTGCGTGAAACCTGCCTGGGTTTAAGGCGCGGCGGTTGGATGAATTGGGCAGCGGTCAGCACGGTTACAGTGCTCCTGTTTTTGTTTGGCGTTGGTTTACAAGCTTCCTGGCATCTGGAAGGATTGCTGAATCGGTTTGGTAGCCAGTTGGAAGTATCGGTTTATCTGGATACGGGGATTCAGGCATCTGATCTGAAGCCCGTGGTGATGGCAATGCCTGAGGTCGCCGAGGTGCAGGAAGTGCCGAAGGAACAGGCCTGGGCTGCTCTGGTCAAGGAGATGGGCGTGTCGGACATTAACGGCGCAACGAAACAACTGGAGGGGAATCCTCTGGTGGATGAGTTGAAGGTGAAGGCAAAATCATCTCAGGAGGTGCCTGCCTTAGCTCTAAAATTGGCGAAACTACCAGGGATTGATGAGGTTCAGTATGTGGATGAGGCGGTGAAGCGGGTTGCCCAGTTAAACCGGGGCTTAAGTTGGATTAGTCTGACGGTGACAACCTTGTTGACCTTAACCACGATCGCGGTGATTACCACGACCATTCGCCTGATTGTGATGGCGCGGCGACGGGAAATAGAAGTGATGCAATTGGTAGGAGCCACTAACACCTGGATTTATCTACCGTTTATCCTGCAAGGTGTGGCTTTTGGTTTGGCGGGAGCGGCGATCGCCTGGGGATTAATCAGCACGATTCAGCATTTTTTGAAAAACCTAGTCTTACAACAACCGGAGTTTGTCCAATTTCTGGCAAATGAGCTGCAACTGAGTTCCTTCAAAGTCATTCTTTTGCCAATCATCCTATTAGGATTTGGCAGTTCCGTTGGGCTGATGGGAAGTCTGTTTGCCGTGCGCCGAATTGCCCTAAAGTGA
- a CDS encoding LapA family protein, translating into MKTLATFLTSLIVAGWIGAIAVLSVQNFTPITIKFLRFESFQIPIGLVLAFSVGLGVVGAAIVPSLLGFPGFTGNSDEDY; encoded by the coding sequence ATGAAAACGCTTGCGACTTTTTTAACATCTTTGATTGTGGCGGGATGGATTGGTGCGATCGCCGTTCTCTCGGTTCAAAACTTCACGCCCATCACCATCAAATTCCTCCGGTTTGAATCTTTTCAAATTCCGATTGGGTTAGTTTTAGCATTTAGCGTTGGGCTGGGGGTTGTTGGTGCCGCAATCGTTCCTTCCCTCCTGGGCTTCCCTGGTTTTACCGGAAATTCAGACGAAGACTATTGA
- a CDS encoding photosystem I reaction center subunit VIII translates to MTGSYAASFLPWILIPIVCWLLPAVVFGLLFIYIEREDPSGI, encoded by the coding sequence ATGACAGGTTCATACGCAGCTTCTTTCTTACCCTGGATTCTTATTCCCATTGTCTGCTGGCTATTGCCTGCGGTGGTTTTTGGGCTTCTGTTTATTTACATCGAACGGGAAGATCCCAGCGGAATCTAG
- a CDS encoding YkgJ family cysteine cluster protein — protein sequence MATWVCIKECGACCHLDPTDRPDLAEYLTPDELALYLSMVGKGGWCVNFDHATRECRIYSNRPRFCRVESEVFRDLFGIEPEELNEFAIDCCREQIEGVYGDRSLEMLRFDQAVGI from the coding sequence ATGGCAACCTGGGTTTGTATCAAAGAATGTGGTGCCTGCTGTCATCTTGATCCCACCGATCGTCCTGACCTGGCAGAATACCTTACCCCCGACGAACTGGCGCTCTACCTGAGTATGGTAGGAAAGGGGGGGTGGTGCGTCAACTTTGACCATGCCACGCGGGAGTGCCGCATCTATTCCAATCGCCCGCGCTTTTGTCGGGTTGAGTCAGAGGTGTTTCGCGATCTATTTGGGATTGAGCCAGAGGAACTGAACGAGTTTGCGATCGATTGCTGCCGCGAGCAAATTGAAGGTGTTTACGGAGATCGCAGTTTAGAAATGCTGCGGTTTGACCAGGCAGTTGGCATTTAA
- a CDS encoding photosystem II reaction center protein J: protein MSTVFSSGRIPLWIVATVAGLGVITVLGLFFYGSYAGLGSSI from the coding sequence GTGAGCACTGTGTTTAGCTCTGGTAGAATTCCTCTGTGGATTGTGGCAACTGTTGCCGGATTAGGTGTAATTACCGTTTTAGGACTTTTCTTCTACGGTTCTTATGCTGGTCTAGGTTCTTCTATCTAG
- a CDS encoding TMEM165/GDT1 family protein codes for MSLEVSPFGGSLPIVEPELENTSPLWIEEKEVSSAIVATVTPPQPASPEQGSRNFWKVFGTTFITIFLAELGDKTQVATLLMSAEFHAPWIVFTGAAAALITTSLLGVLVGRWLSTFLAPKTLDTAAGITLALISAWLLWDVIKG; via the coding sequence ATGTCCTTAGAGGTTTCTCCGTTCGGTGGTTCTCTCCCAATTGTTGAACCTGAACTAGAAAATACCTCACCCCTCTGGATCGAAGAAAAAGAAGTTTCATCTGCGATCGTGGCAACGGTTACCCCCCCTCAGCCGGCTTCACCAGAGCAAGGCTCGCGCAACTTCTGGAAGGTATTTGGTACAACCTTTATCACCATTTTTCTGGCAGAGTTGGGAGACAAAACCCAGGTTGCCACTCTACTGATGAGTGCCGAATTTCATGCGCCCTGGATTGTTTTTACGGGAGCCGCTGCTGCCCTCATCACGACCAGTCTTCTCGGTGTGCTGGTTGGTCGCTGGTTATCCACCTTCCTGGCACCCAAAACCCTCGATACCGCTGCTGGAATTACGCTGGCGCTCATTTCAGCCTGGCTCTTGTGGGACGTAATCAAAGGATAA
- a CDS encoding photosystem II reaction center protein L produces the protein MIRGTPNPNKQPVELNRTSLYLGLLLIFVLGILFSSYFFN, from the coding sequence ATGATTAGAGGAACTCCGAATCCCAATAAGCAACCTGTTGAGTTGAATCGAACTTCTCTTTACTTAGGTTTGCTATTGATCTTTGTTTTGGGCATTCTTTTTTCCAGCTATTTCTTTAACTAG
- a CDS encoding peptidylprolyl isomerase, whose product MQLKGFDRFKYWLRTGLTLLLVAILSLGLDAAAKRPSSMPAGNAITDGQTLLRDALPINNPTIRELQRSLEDISTQLRASRRWGAVASDVSKATRILNDKQSALLASIPEAKQAEAESLIAQLKDGITNIQGFLEAKDREQTLLQRAALLDLVGQLEEDMVQQFPFEVPSAYSNLPQLKGRATIEFTTSKGKVTAVVDGYSAPVTAGNFVDLVQRGFYNGLPFTRAEESYVLQVGDPPGSEVGFIDPKTKQYRAIPLEVLVQGDEVPTYGITLEDAGRYKDLPVLPFSAYGALAMARPGDDPNGGSSQFFFFLFEPELTPAGLNLLDGRYSIFGFVVEGKEVLGKLKAGDKIESAKVIRGLDHLVPPQAA is encoded by the coding sequence ATGCAATTAAAAGGATTTGACCGTTTCAAATACTGGCTAAGAACAGGACTCACCCTACTGCTAGTAGCCATCCTGTCCTTAGGGTTAGATGCGGCAGCAAAACGCCCCAGTAGCATGCCCGCTGGAAATGCCATCACGGATGGTCAGACGTTGCTCCGGGATGCCCTTCCAATCAATAATCCAACCATCCGGGAACTGCAAAGAAGCTTAGAGGACATTTCCACCCAACTGCGGGCAAGTCGGCGTTGGGGGGCTGTTGCTTCAGATGTCAGCAAAGCCACCAGAATCCTGAACGATAAGCAGTCAGCCCTGCTGGCCAGCATTCCAGAAGCAAAACAAGCCGAAGCGGAAAGCTTGATTGCCCAATTAAAAGACGGCATCACTAATATTCAAGGATTTTTGGAAGCAAAGGATAGGGAGCAAACCCTGCTCCAACGAGCTGCACTGCTGGATTTGGTTGGGCAATTGGAAGAAGACATGGTGCAGCAATTTCCCTTTGAAGTGCCCTCCGCCTACAGCAATCTGCCCCAACTAAAGGGGCGTGCCACGATCGAATTTACTACCAGCAAGGGCAAAGTGACCGCTGTAGTAGATGGCTACAGTGCCCCTGTAACCGCAGGCAATTTCGTCGATCTGGTACAACGTGGGTTTTACAATGGCTTACCTTTCACCCGCGCGGAAGAATCCTATGTGCTCCAGGTAGGCGATCCACCTGGGTCAGAAGTTGGATTTATTGACCCGAAGACAAAACAATACCGGGCAATTCCTCTGGAGGTGTTGGTGCAGGGAGATGAAGTCCCTACCTATGGGATTACCCTGGAGGACGCTGGACGGTACAAAGATCTGCCAGTTTTGCCCTTTTCCGCTTACGGTGCCCTGGCAATGGCACGTCCCGGTGATGACCCCAATGGCGGTTCCTCCCAGTTTTTCTTTTTCCTATTTGAACCGGAGCTGACCCCGGCAGGACTCAACCTGCTGGATGGGCGCTATTCCATATTTGGTTTCGTGGTTGAAGGTAAAGAAGTACTTGGAAAACTGAAAGCAGGAGACAAAATTGAATCTGCAAAAGTCATTCGTGGTTTAGATCATCTGGTGCCGCCACAGGCAGCCTAG
- a CDS encoding polysaccharide deacetylase family protein has protein sequence MRLVSPQTPAESNIAQLGQTIESEIAYATATERFQGLTVSQVTPINGEKVVALTFDDGPWPDTTDKVLDILKQFNIKATFYWVGQALQQNPDIAKKVVASGHAVGNHTWRHPMNDVDLQTAAEEIGNTAKLIYETTGVRTNLFRPPGGNLTGSMVPYAKQLKDIVTLWEVDSNDYYVSAPIIVDNVLTQVKPGGIILMHDGGGDRTQTVQALPQIITTLQRQGYRFVTVPELLAMGNPVEGADKAQSSPTDAAPFSPAPGATGDMGNPFNAPVPTPTPSASTIAPGPDVPGANVPGSNLPGSNLPETDANGTLPGLASPTPTDAPVGRPTPNSGDDLVQPPLAPPPTVEQSPSLNGDLQGVPQDAPSNEPNLNPSADSTEEALGSSPQRSVASHSRG, from the coding sequence ATGCGGCTGGTATCACCGCAAACTCCAGCTGAAAGCAATATTGCTCAATTGGGGCAAACGATCGAATCAGAAATTGCCTACGCTACGGCAACAGAACGCTTTCAAGGATTGACTGTTTCCCAGGTGACGCCAATCAACGGGGAAAAGGTTGTTGCACTGACGTTTGATGATGGACCCTGGCCCGACACAACTGACAAGGTGTTGGATATCCTGAAGCAATTTAATATCAAAGCCACCTTCTATTGGGTTGGGCAGGCATTGCAGCAGAATCCAGATATCGCTAAGAAGGTCGTTGCTTCAGGGCATGCCGTTGGTAATCACACCTGGCGGCACCCCATGAACGATGTTGATTTGCAAACCGCAGCCGAGGAGATTGGCAATACTGCCAAGTTGATTTATGAAACAACTGGAGTCAGAACAAATTTGTTTCGACCCCCCGGTGGCAACTTAACCGGTTCAATGGTGCCCTATGCCAAGCAACTCAAGGACATCGTTACCCTTTGGGAAGTAGATTCGAACGACTATTACGTTTCTGCCCCCATCATTGTGGATAATGTGCTGACCCAGGTGAAACCGGGGGGCATTATCCTGATGCATGATGGAGGGGGCGATCGTACCCAAACAGTCCAGGCTTTGCCCCAAATCATTACAACCTTACAACGTCAGGGTTATCGGTTTGTTACTGTGCCTGAACTGCTGGCAATGGGAAATCCAGTGGAGGGCGCAGACAAAGCGCAATCCTCTCCTACGGATGCTGCCCCCTTCAGCCCTGCTCCTGGTGCCACCGGAGACATGGGGAATCCGTTTAACGCACCTGTGCCTACGCCCACGCCATCCGCTTCAACGATCGCGCCAGGTCCCGATGTGCCGGGAGCTAATGTGCCAGGATCTAATCTGCCGGGATCTAATCTGCCAGAAACCGATGCCAATGGCACCCTACCAGGGCTGGCTTCTCCCACCCCGACGGACGCTCCTGTGGGACGCCCCACACCCAACAGCGGTGATGATTTGGTCCAGCCACCACTCGCACCACCACCAACCGTGGAGCAGTCTCCTAGTCTAAATGGTGACCTGCAAGGGGTTCCCCAGGATGCTCCATCAAATGAGCCAAACCTGAATCCGAGTGCAGATTCGACGGAAGAAGCGCTCGGCAGTTCTCCTCAGAGATCAGTGGCAAGTCATTCCCGTGGTTAG
- the corA gene encoding magnesium/cobalt transporter CorA, which yields MLETYGEQLEELEDEVVANPTRQTLERIHSLKRQLLMLRRAIWPQRDAINSLIRDGNELISSDVRVYLRDCYDHTIQVLDMVETYRELASSLMDVYLSSISNKMNEVMKLLTVISSIFIPLTFIAGVYGMNFNPDKSPFNMPELNWYWGYPVCLAVMVTTGIVMVFFFWRRGWFENFSTITVKEQYKENAVKKFLKGLRRQ from the coding sequence GTGCTAGAAACCTATGGGGAACAACTAGAAGAATTGGAAGATGAAGTCGTTGCCAATCCGACGCGCCAAACCCTTGAAAGAATTCATTCGCTAAAACGTCAACTCCTGATGTTGCGACGGGCAATCTGGCCCCAACGCGATGCCATCAACTCTTTAATTCGGGACGGGAATGAGCTGATCAGTTCCGATGTTCGTGTTTATTTAAGAGACTGCTACGACCACACGATTCAAGTCCTGGATATGGTTGAGACCTACCGGGAGTTGGCTTCCAGTTTAATGGATGTCTACCTATCCTCAATTAGCAACAAGATGAACGAGGTGATGAAGCTCCTCACGGTTATCTCCTCCATCTTCATTCCGTTAACCTTTATTGCTGGGGTTTACGGCATGAACTTCAACCCCGACAAGTCTCCTTTTAACATGCCCGAACTGAACTGGTACTGGGGCTACCCGGTTTGCCTCGCCGTAATGGTTACAACGGGTATTGTAATGGTCTTTTTCTTCTGGCGGCGGGGCTGGTTCGAAAACTTTTCCACAATCACAGTGAAAGAGCAATATAAAGAGAACGCGGTTAAAAAATTTCTTAAGGGGTTGCGTCGTCAATGA
- a CDS encoding TMEM165/GDT1 family protein has protein sequence MDWHLLGLSFITVFLSELGDKSQLAAIALGGNSKSPRAVFLGAAAALLVASLLGVIVGEETAQLLPAQWVKIVAAVGFAVMAVRLLLPTSDSTEDAN, from the coding sequence ATGGATTGGCATCTTCTTGGATTAAGCTTTATCACGGTATTTTTATCTGAATTGGGGGACAAAAGCCAACTAGCCGCGATCGCCCTGGGGGGTAACTCTAAGTCTCCTCGTGCTGTGTTTTTGGGGGCGGCGGCGGCGCTGCTGGTGGCAAGTTTGCTGGGGGTAATTGTGGGAGAGGAAACTGCCCAACTGCTTCCCGCTCAATGGGTGAAGATCGTTGCCGCAGTTGGGTTCGCGGTAATGGCAGTGCGCCTGTTGCTGCCTACTTCTGACTCTACGGAGGACGCCAATTAA
- the psbF gene encoding cytochrome b559 subunit beta, giving the protein MTSNTPNQPVSYPIFTVRWLAVHTLAVPTVFFLGAIASMQFIQR; this is encoded by the coding sequence ATGACCAGCAATACTCCTAATCAACCCGTTTCGTATCCAATTTTCACAGTTAGATGGCTGGCGGTTCACACGCTGGCAGTTCCCACGGTTTTCTTCCTGGGGGCGATCGCGTCAATGCAATTTATTCAAAGATAG
- a CDS encoding CorA family divalent cation transporter, with translation MVENRTYIAAPATTDEPEEEESYADDYFYDEPGSVPGTLTIALDAEPPVIVLIDYNETTAVRKEVERPEDIAPYLDSESVSWVDVKGLGSEDILQRVGTVFNLHPLVLEDVVNVPQRPKVEEFDDQLLIIARMVTLKKSGSGFVNEQVSLILGQHYLLTVQEEPEYDSFGPIRERIRLNKGTIRRHGADYLAYALIDSIVDGLFPSARNLWGTTRRIGR, from the coding sequence ATGGTTGAGAACCGCACCTATATCGCCGCACCGGCAACCACCGACGAACCTGAAGAGGAAGAGTCCTACGCGGACGACTACTTTTACGATGAACCGGGTAGCGTACCAGGGACACTCACGATCGCCCTGGATGCTGAACCTCCCGTTATTGTTCTGATTGACTACAACGAAACCACTGCTGTCCGCAAAGAAGTAGAACGACCAGAAGATATCGCCCCTTATCTGGATAGTGAGTCAGTCTCTTGGGTGGATGTCAAAGGGTTAGGCAGTGAAGATATTTTGCAGCGAGTTGGAACCGTATTTAATCTTCATCCCCTGGTTTTGGAAGATGTCGTCAATGTGCCCCAGCGTCCCAAAGTAGAAGAATTTGATGATCAACTCCTGATCATTGCCCGCATGGTGACTTTAAAAAAATCAGGAAGCGGCTTTGTCAATGAACAGGTCAGCTTGATCCTGGGACAGCACTATTTACTGACCGTTCAGGAAGAGCCAGAATACGACTCCTTTGGACCGATCCGAGAGCGGATTCGCCTCAACAAAGGAACCATTCGCCGCCACGGAGCAGATTACCTCGCCTATGCATTAATTGACTCAATTGTGGATGGCCTTTTTCCCAGTGCTAGAAACCTATGGGGAACAACTAGAAGAATTGGAAGATGA
- a CDS encoding DUF3598 family protein, protein MKSQWESFLQNLGEWRGTFARFSPQAEFLGDTPTVVSFEGLNTNQTVRQVVRRYATDVSVRSDESLEGIAPTEERVLEYSSLGGGLLFFEDGAFSQGSIQLAPFSEFGAELGFIETVGDVPGNRRLRLVQLYNNRRLEQITLIREQRAGTPVVENPPLQLADLIGEWRGEAVTLYPDWRHPDTFPTHLKLSLDNDRLLQQLSYGEGGSDRTLTSSATIHESVLKFDQGTHLVQVVMLPNGASSTCPVEIQLRQPFFLEAGWLIQPTLRQRMIRSYNSKGEWVSLTLVTEQKVS, encoded by the coding sequence ATGAAGTCTCAGTGGGAATCCTTTCTACAGAATTTGGGAGAGTGGCGCGGAACGTTTGCCCGCTTTTCTCCTCAGGCAGAATTCCTTGGGGATACGCCAACGGTAGTTTCCTTTGAGGGGTTGAATACGAATCAAACCGTGCGTCAGGTCGTTCGACGGTATGCCACGGATGTGAGCGTGCGATCGGACGAATCTTTGGAAGGAATTGCACCGACTGAAGAAAGGGTGCTGGAATACAGTTCTCTGGGAGGAGGTTTACTATTTTTCGAGGATGGCGCATTTTCCCAGGGTTCAATTCAGTTGGCTCCCTTTTCAGAATTTGGGGCAGAGCTGGGATTCATTGAAACCGTTGGTGATGTGCCTGGAAATCGTCGGCTACGCCTGGTGCAGCTGTATAACAATAGACGGCTTGAACAGATTACCTTAATCCGGGAGCAACGGGCAGGAACCCCCGTTGTCGAAAATCCACCGCTTCAGCTAGCAGATCTGATTGGTGAATGGCGCGGAGAGGCAGTTACCCTGTATCCCGATTGGCGTCATCCTGATACTTTTCCTACCCATTTGAAGCTGAGTTTGGATAACGATCGCCTGCTGCAACAACTCTCTTATGGAGAAGGGGGTTCCGATCGCACCCTCACCTCTAGCGCCACGATTCACGAATCTGTCCTCAAGTTTGACCAGGGGACTCACCTGGTTCAAGTTGTGATGCTACCCAATGGGGCATCTTCTACCTGTCCTGTGGAAATTCAGTTAAGGCAGCCGTTTTTCCTAGAAGCTGGCTGGCTAATTCAACCAACCCTGCGGCAACGGATGATTCGCAGCTATAACAGTAAAGGAGAGTGGGTGAGCTTGACCCTGGTGACTGAACAGAAAGTTTCCTAA
- a CDS encoding pentapeptide repeat-containing protein yields the protein MVREDHLARLRQGVDHWNHWRRSNPEIIVDLSEADLSEASLSEIDLRAANLDGVNLSRARSKWGGVEWFKSACGKPESS from the coding sequence ATGGTGAGAGAAGATCATTTAGCACGGCTCAGGCAAGGCGTTGATCATTGGAACCACTGGCGAAGGAGCAATCCTGAGATTATTGTTGATTTAAGTGAAGCCGATCTGAGTGAGGCTAGTCTCAGCGAGATTGATCTGCGCGCTGCTAATTTGGATGGGGTTAATCTGAGCAGGGCCAGATCTAAGTGGGGCGGAGTTGAGTGGTTCAAATCTGCATGTGGCAAACCTGAGTCGAGCTAA